One stretch of Paenibacillus sp. AN1007 DNA includes these proteins:
- a CDS encoding AraC family transcriptional regulator has protein sequence MMAKSKLTELLSCYIMNLELNQITYLNVPVVEKLSTLLTYIDVHIEENMSVQDLAQMLHMHPNYFIRFFKQQMGMPPIHYITSRKIDKAKEMLSCTSLTMTQIADNLGFSDSYYFSRQFKKHTGLNPTEYRKQTTVTT, from the coding sequence ATGATGGCAAAGAGTAAACTGACAGAGCTGCTGTCTTGTTACATTATGAATCTGGAATTGAACCAAATTACATACTTGAATGTACCCGTTGTCGAAAAACTGTCTACCCTGCTGACTTATATCGATGTACATATCGAAGAGAACATGTCCGTCCAGGATCTGGCTCAGATGCTGCATATGCATCCCAATTATTTTATTCGTTTTTTCAAACAGCAGATGGGGATGCCGCCCATTCATTACATTACCAGCAGAAAAATTGATAAGGCCAAAGAAATGCTCAGCTGCACCTCACTCACAATGACCCAAATTGCTGACAATCTCGGATTCAGCGATTCGTATTATTTTTCAAGACAGTTCAAGAAACATACCGGGCTGAATCCGACCGAATATCGTAAGCAAACGACGGTAACCACCTAA
- a CDS encoding S8 family serine peptidase, giving the protein MKKQTENVEWNIDYINAPAVWERGIDGTGIVVANLDSGVDYTHPALRSKWRGLDASGSVVDPELSWYDPHSGAALPADADGHGTHTMGTMVGSEADGTNRIGVAPGAKWIGVRIFNPETTDAIILDGGQWLLAPVDAEGNLHPELAPDVVNNSWGGGAGLDEWFRPMVQAWRDAQIFPEFSAGNVRLGNPGGPGSVANPANYPESFATGATDINGNLGSFSLLGPSPYNEIKPEVSAPGVNIRSAVPGGTYEGGWNGTSMAGPHTTALAALLLQANHSLNVDQLEQIIMDTATPRTDSSYPVSPNNGYGHGIINALDAVGSVLEGIGTVSGRVVTAGDDLEEPVLEHTPVNTAFTGLDIPLTAHVTDNVAVVSVEAFARTKGTKQYVYLPMNRIEGDTKAGTYTATIPAFLIEPEGVEYYIRVNDYGNNGFDSKVYSVAVSNGVKPGYLQDFEADQLGFTTGGTGSTWVWGAPVSGPKAAYSGEKVIATNLQGTYLPNSNAYLLAPPIDLTESPEGALLTFKHWYDLENNLDFGKVYIASEDSDYVFEELLSYTGASGEWKTQYVDLRDYAGQQVFIQFNLNSDATVQKAGWYIDDFAVLELDDIAPEAPSALTAAADILGNVTLNWTGSDDEDLESYAVYRSETADSYDEPIGTVRSTSFTDTTTETNTTYYYTVAALDYSGNESEKSNEVSIKVEVPEDIYIDQFDGNDDNGWTHAGTKDEWERGIPKTGPMSAVSPPNVWATDLDNTYENGSNYSLISPVIDLTDVSEATLTFNHWYEIEGGYDFGYVEATKDGGTTWTELGKFSHNTNGKQWTPVFYGLNALTGNEVQFRFRLTSDNSVVRTGWFIDDFRVLGVTAETETEDNAVVLTGDKPKPSYDNPWYKITRTDKAEFNKIKPQEPAAEKPGTSSVQPQSLPASATVTVLETGRSVKTDSSTGKYSFTHIAGEYTLKAEAYGYYPQTKSVTISDGSGAKANFNLETIPYGQIKGVVKDERTGQPLADASVLVVEDAKVAEVRTGSDGSFTLQVLEGTYTLSVRAADYYSTKVTVTVPGNGTVESSIALKPFIGFPGEIAYDDGSAENARSFNAADNAWAVRMTPELETAQVTGASFRFWNTEWPVPGGTAFKYAVYDASGAGGAPGKMLAGPFEGTALRNDQWTSVEFPEPVIVTGDFYIVYIQTAAGTSAPGLATDENGTYAARSWQRVSGAWSASPAEEGNYMIRAVVKYPVNAPVLTTPANTYTNQSTYAISGTSPASGAQIKFYNGKDAAGTTTVNNGTFSHDVKLRAGVNVITAEAIIDGKTTDRSLPVIIILDQTKPQLNIVSPAEGSRINTEVVHVTGNVVEQFLDKVTVNGVTVQVDRDRKFSHRVLVNEGENIITITAGDLAGNQTTVTRKVYVETGAPELTDITPAEDVHITSGESVTVSVKSKPGLQASFRIQLPLNLNSGSEGEIPLVETEPGLYTGTYTTPASLVLEGGVIVIRAQDAAGNKAEAQAAGRLFVSAGQENEQEQVEGQPASDKDGEADTGAKPDETAGDASPSEGLES; this is encoded by the coding sequence GTGAAGAAACAGACTGAAAATGTGGAATGGAATATAGACTATATCAATGCACCCGCAGTCTGGGAGCGAGGCATTGATGGCACAGGCATCGTGGTTGCCAATCTGGACAGCGGCGTGGACTACACGCATCCTGCACTTCGCAGTAAATGGCGTGGTCTGGACGCTTCAGGCAGTGTTGTTGATCCTGAGCTGAGTTGGTACGATCCGCACAGCGGAGCAGCTCTTCCTGCGGATGCAGACGGACACGGCACCCACACGATGGGAACGATGGTGGGTTCCGAAGCGGACGGAACGAATCGTATTGGTGTCGCACCAGGTGCGAAATGGATCGGAGTGCGTATCTTTAATCCGGAAACAACGGATGCGATTATTCTCGATGGAGGACAATGGCTCCTTGCTCCCGTGGATGCCGAGGGAAATCTGCATCCTGAGCTCGCACCGGACGTTGTAAACAATTCATGGGGCGGAGGAGCAGGGCTCGACGAATGGTTTAGACCGATGGTTCAGGCTTGGCGTGATGCTCAGATTTTCCCTGAATTCTCTGCAGGGAATGTACGCTTGGGGAATCCGGGCGGTCCCGGTTCCGTTGCGAACCCGGCCAACTATCCTGAGAGCTTTGCTACAGGAGCAACCGATATTAACGGTAATTTGGGTTCATTCTCATTGTTGGGACCTTCTCCGTATAATGAGATCAAACCGGAAGTATCCGCCCCTGGTGTGAACATTCGATCAGCCGTGCCTGGAGGTACATATGAAGGTGGATGGAACGGCACATCCATGGCAGGTCCGCATACGACGGCGCTCGCTGCACTGCTGCTTCAAGCGAACCACTCTCTTAACGTGGATCAGCTGGAACAGATCATCATGGATACGGCGACACCGCGAACCGATAGCAGTTATCCGGTTTCCCCGAACAACGGTTACGGTCACGGGATCATTAACGCGCTGGATGCGGTGGGGTCTGTTCTCGAAGGCATTGGCACAGTCTCCGGAAGAGTTGTCACGGCCGGAGATGATCTGGAAGAGCCGGTGCTGGAGCACACGCCAGTAAATACAGCTTTTACGGGTCTGGATATTCCTTTGACGGCACATGTGACGGATAATGTGGCGGTGGTTTCCGTTGAAGCTTTTGCCAGAACCAAAGGCACAAAGCAGTACGTCTATCTGCCAATGAATCGGATTGAAGGAGATACTAAAGCAGGGACTTATACTGCGACGATTCCGGCTTTCTTGATTGAGCCAGAAGGCGTGGAGTATTACATTCGTGTGAATGATTACGGCAATAACGGATTTGATAGCAAGGTCTACAGCGTTGCCGTTTCAAACGGTGTCAAACCTGGATATTTGCAGGATTTTGAAGCAGATCAGCTCGGATTTACGACTGGCGGCACCGGAAGCACCTGGGTTTGGGGGGCACCTGTAAGCGGACCGAAGGCTGCTTACTCCGGTGAAAAAGTAATTGCGACCAATCTGCAGGGCACGTATCTGCCTAACAGCAATGCCTACTTGCTTGCTCCGCCAATCGATCTGACTGAAAGTCCCGAAGGGGCGCTGTTAACATTCAAACACTGGTACGATCTTGAGAATAATCTCGATTTTGGCAAGGTATACATTGCTTCTGAAGATAGCGACTATGTATTTGAGGAACTGCTCAGCTACACAGGCGCAAGCGGTGAATGGAAGACACAGTACGTGGACCTGCGTGATTATGCCGGGCAGCAGGTGTTCATCCAGTTTAATCTGAACAGTGATGCCACTGTGCAAAAAGCGGGCTGGTACATTGATGATTTTGCAGTGCTGGAACTGGACGATATCGCTCCGGAAGCTCCTTCCGCGCTGACGGCAGCGGCAGATATTCTGGGTAACGTAACGCTGAACTGGACGGGGTCCGATGATGAAGACCTGGAGTCATATGCCGTATATCGTTCTGAAACTGCAGATTCATATGATGAGCCCATCGGTACAGTAAGAAGCACATCGTTTACGGACACAACTACTGAAACGAACACGACGTATTATTACACGGTCGCAGCTCTTGATTACAGCGGTAATGAAAGTGAGAAATCCAATGAAGTTTCCATTAAGGTTGAGGTGCCGGAAGACATCTATATCGATCAATTTGATGGAAATGATGATAACGGCTGGACACATGCCGGGACCAAGGACGAGTGGGAGCGGGGCATTCCGAAAACCGGTCCGATGAGTGCAGTGTCACCGCCTAATGTGTGGGCAACCGATCTTGACAACACATATGAAAATGGTTCCAATTATTCTTTGATATCTCCAGTAATTGATTTGACGGATGTATCCGAAGCAACCCTTACGTTTAATCATTGGTACGAGATTGAGGGCGGATACGACTTCGGCTATGTTGAAGCAACCAAAGACGGAGGAACCACCTGGACGGAGCTTGGCAAGTTCTCGCACAACACAAACGGGAAACAGTGGACCCCGGTCTTCTATGGGCTGAACGCGCTGACGGGGAATGAAGTTCAGTTCCGCTTCCGGTTAACCTCGGATAACAGTGTGGTGAGAACAGGCTGGTTCATTGATGATTTCCGTGTGCTTGGCGTAACGGCCGAGACCGAGACGGAGGATAACGCTGTAGTGCTGACGGGTGACAAACCTAAACCGTCTTATGATAATCCTTGGTACAAAATTACACGTACTGACAAGGCAGAGTTTAACAAAATCAAACCACAAGAGCCTGCAGCTGAAAAGCCGGGAACAAGTTCGGTGCAGCCGCAGAGTCTGCCAGCAAGTGCAACCGTTACGGTGCTTGAAACCGGGCGTTCTGTGAAAACAGATTCGTCCACAGGCAAGTACAGTTTCACGCATATTGCAGGAGAGTACACGTTAAAAGCGGAGGCTTATGGCTATTATCCGCAGACGAAATCGGTAACGATCTCGGATGGAAGCGGGGCAAAAGCAAACTTCAATCTCGAAACAATCCCTTATGGGCAGATTAAAGGGGTTGTGAAAGATGAACGCACAGGCCAGCCTCTGGCCGATGCTTCGGTGCTCGTTGTCGAAGATGCCAAAGTTGCAGAGGTTCGGACAGGAAGCGATGGAAGCTTTACGCTGCAGGTGCTTGAAGGCACCTACACATTGTCCGTTCGTGCAGCGGACTATTACAGCACAAAAGTTACGGTGACTGTGCCTGGTAATGGTACGGTGGAGAGCAGCATCGCTTTGAAACCCTTCATCGGTTTCCCGGGTGAAATTGCTTATGATGACGGCTCAGCCGAGAACGCAAGATCATTTAATGCTGCGGACAACGCATGGGCCGTTCGAATGACTCCGGAGCTGGAAACAGCGCAAGTAACAGGTGCCTCTTTCCGATTCTGGAATACGGAATGGCCTGTTCCTGGAGGAACGGCATTCAAATACGCAGTTTATGATGCATCAGGCGCTGGGGGCGCACCAGGCAAAATGCTCGCTGGGCCGTTCGAGGGTACCGCCCTGCGGAACGATCAGTGGACTTCAGTCGAGTTCCCTGAACCGGTTATCGTCACAGGTGATTTCTACATCGTGTATATCCAGACCGCGGCGGGAACGAGTGCTCCTGGTCTGGCGACGGATGAGAACGGTACTTATGCAGCGCGAAGTTGGCAGCGTGTAAGTGGGGCGTGGAGCGCATCACCTGCTGAAGAAGGGAATTACATGATTCGAGCAGTCGTTAAATATCCGGTGAATGCTCCGGTGCTTACAACGCCGGCAAATACGTATACCAATCAGTCAACCTATGCGATATCCGGTACTTCTCCTGCTTCCGGAGCACAGATCAAGTTTTACAATGGCAAGGACGCTGCCGGGACAACAACCGTAAACAATGGAACATTCTCGCACGACGTGAAGCTGCGCGCAGGTGTTAATGTGATTACGGCAGAAGCGATTATTGATGGCAAAACGACAGATCGTTCGCTTCCGGTGATCATTATTCTTGATCAGACCAAACCGCAGTTGAACATTGTCAGCCCGGCGGAAGGAAGCCGGATTAACACGGAAGTGGTACATGTAACGGGTAATGTGGTCGAACAGTTCCTTGATAAGGTCACTGTGAACGGCGTGACCGTTCAAGTGGACCGGGACAGAAAGTTCAGTCATCGTGTGCTGGTTAACGAGGGTGAGAACATCATTACAATAACAGCAGGTGATCTTGCCGGAAACCAAACAACAGTTACACGTAAAGTTTACGTGGAAACGGGAGCACCGGAATTGACCGATATTACTCCTGCGGAAGATGTACACATTACATCAGGCGAGAGTGTCACGGTTTCAGTTAAGAGCAAACCTGGATTGCAAGCCTCTTTCCGCATTCAGCTGCCTCTGAATCTGAACAGCGGCAGTGAAGGTGAGATCCCTCTGGTGGAAACGGAGCCGGGTCTTTATACAGGCACGTACACCACGCCTGCTTCACTTGTGCTTGAAGGCGGAGTTATTGTAATCCGAGCACAGGATGCTGCAGGGAACAAAGCCGAGGCTCAAGCTGCCGGACGATTGTTTGTAAGTGCCGGACAAGAAAACGAACAGGAACAAGTTGAAGGACAGCCTGCATCAGACAAGGATGGAGAGGCAGACACGGGCGCAAAACCGGATGAAACAGCAGGGGATGCCAGCCCTTCTGAAGGTTTGGAATCTTAA
- a CDS encoding sugar O-acetyltransferase codes for MKSEKQKMLLGELYMANDGELSQDREHARKMTRLYNQTTETEHETRVTLLKELFGTTGEHLSMEPNIHVDYGYNIHVGNHFYANFNCTILDVCEVRIGENCLLGPDVHIYTASHPLKPHERNTGAEYGKAVTIGNNVWIGGRAVINPGVTIGDNVVIASGAVVTKDVPDNMIVGGNPAKIIRKIED; via the coding sequence ATGAAATCAGAGAAACAGAAGATGCTGCTTGGCGAACTCTATATGGCTAATGATGGGGAACTGTCTCAGGACAGGGAACATGCTAGGAAGATGACACGGTTGTATAATCAAACAACGGAGACTGAACATGAAACACGCGTCACACTGCTTAAGGAATTATTTGGAACGACAGGAGAACATCTGAGCATGGAACCGAATATCCATGTCGATTATGGGTATAACATCCACGTAGGCAATCATTTTTATGCTAATTTCAACTGTACAATCCTCGACGTATGCGAAGTTCGAATCGGTGAAAACTGCTTGTTAGGACCTGATGTACATATCTATACAGCATCGCATCCACTCAAACCACATGAACGCAATACCGGGGCGGAATACGGCAAAGCTGTAACGATCGGTAACAATGTTTGGATCGGCGGCAGGGCAGTCATCAATCCGGGCGTTACGATTGGGGATAATGTTGTGATTGCATCCGGGGCGGTGGTGACGAAGGATGTGCCGGATAACATGATCGTAGGCGGGAATCCCGCAAAAATAATCAGGAAGATAGAAGATTAA
- a CDS encoding DUF3817 domain-containing protein, translating into MNTVTGRFRIAGIWEGISLLLLVFIAMPLKYFADISLAVAILGMIHGILFPLYLIAMVHLGLVKKWKISLWVMGLLAGLLPFGTFVFESYLRKRDWQ; encoded by the coding sequence ATGAACACGGTCACAGGTCGCTTCAGAATTGCAGGTATTTGGGAGGGGATATCACTTCTGCTGCTCGTATTTATTGCAATGCCGCTCAAATATTTTGCGGATATCTCTTTAGCTGTAGCTATACTAGGCATGATTCATGGCATTTTATTTCCTCTATATCTCATTGCAATGGTGCATCTGGGATTGGTCAAAAAGTGGAAGATATCGCTTTGGGTTATGGGTCTGCTGGCAGGGCTGCTTCCTTTTGGAACATTTGTGTTTGAGTCTTATCTTAGAAAAAGAGATTGGCAGTAA
- a CDS encoding protease inhibitor I9 family protein produces MIKLKQLRKPVSMGLSLLLAFSIVHPVSAQNSSSSKIDMKSSLAEVSTSKVSTKLTKAFEGSEYVTYLVKMKEQVDTAAVSKQAMQKASIAKETPSASKLSVRNSVVSSLRETASRTQYSIENYLEKEIDLGKVKEYKSYFIVNSLAVTSTKEVMEQIALLPEVEKILPNETRYLDKAEVSKQAAGVSPAKEAVQSSAKEPAVKEQPAVNDSASQGAADQRSRFQGEETD; encoded by the coding sequence TTGATTAAATTAAAGCAGTTACGCAAGCCCGTCTCCATGGGACTATCGCTTCTCCTTGCATTTTCAATCGTTCATCCGGTTTCTGCGCAGAACTCATCCTCATCAAAAATCGATATGAAGTCCAGCTTGGCTGAGGTTTCAACGTCCAAAGTGAGTACCAAACTGACCAAAGCGTTTGAAGGCAGCGAATATGTCACCTATCTGGTCAAAATGAAGGAACAGGTAGACACCGCAGCGGTCTCCAAACAAGCGATGCAGAAGGCATCGATTGCTAAGGAAACGCCTTCGGCATCGAAACTGTCTGTACGGAACTCTGTGGTGAGTTCACTACGAGAAACAGCATCAAGAACGCAGTATTCGATTGAAAATTATCTTGAAAAGGAAATTGACTTGGGTAAGGTCAAAGAATATAAAAGTTATTTTATCGTGAACTCCCTTGCAGTAACCAGTACCAAAGAAGTGATGGAGCAGATTGCGCTGCTGCCAGAGGTAGAGAAAATTCTGCCGAATGAAACGCGATATCTGGATAAGGCGGAAGTAAGCAAGCAGGCAGCGGGTGTCTCGCCAGCGAAGGAAGCCGTCCAGTCATCTGCCAAAGAGCCAGCAGTCAAAGAGCAACCAGCAGTGAACGATTCAGCGTCACAAGGAGCTGCAGACCAAAGAAGCAGATTCCAAGGTGAAGAAACAGACTGA
- a CDS encoding LacI family DNA-binding transcriptional regulator has product MSKFDEIMKRSGYSRATVSRVINRSPHVSDEARRIITEIMNELDYIPNRNAVSLSTGQTKQIGIVTAMIDELSLTFINQFMDTAMDYGFQTIVYMSRGDKQIELHAFEDLRSKRVDGLLIVTCVNDPGELKAYMQYGPMVSWQRMGNDEIPSVAMDQAQGYRLALEHLVSKGYTRIANVFGRSSSLNTQSRREAYETFMISKGLPVWREAYQYSVFTSSDGEAALCRMVEEGELPQAVLCSNDYAAIGILSEARRRNIQVPDQLAIVGFDDIELSRVLDLTTIHNPIAEQAKQAFYHLWRVLGHEEHKAASLAYRLMERATT; this is encoded by the coding sequence ATGTCCAAATTTGATGAAATTATGAAACGTTCCGGTTATTCACGGGCCACTGTATCCCGGGTGATCAACCGTTCGCCGCATGTTAGTGATGAAGCAAGACGGATTATTACCGAAATCATGAACGAGCTGGACTATATTCCGAATCGCAACGCAGTTTCGTTGTCCACGGGGCAGACCAAACAGATCGGCATCGTCACCGCGATGATTGATGAGCTTAGTTTGACCTTTATCAACCAATTTATGGATACCGCGATGGACTACGGATTTCAGACCATTGTCTATATGTCACGCGGTGATAAACAAATTGAGCTGCACGCGTTTGAGGATTTGCGGAGTAAACGAGTGGATGGTCTGCTGATCGTTACGTGCGTTAATGATCCAGGCGAATTAAAAGCATATATGCAGTACGGACCTATGGTGTCCTGGCAGCGCATGGGGAACGATGAAATTCCTTCAGTTGCGATGGATCAGGCCCAGGGATACAGGCTGGCACTGGAACATCTGGTATCGAAAGGTTACACACGCATTGCTAACGTTTTTGGCCGCAGCAGCAGCCTCAATACACAAAGCCGCCGTGAAGCTTATGAGACATTTATGATTTCGAAAGGACTTCCTGTGTGGCGTGAAGCATATCAATATTCCGTATTCACTTCATCGGACGGGGAAGCAGCCCTGTGCCGAATGGTCGAAGAGGGCGAGCTGCCGCAGGCGGTGCTTTGTTCCAACGACTATGCCGCAATAGGCATTTTGAGTGAGGCGCGCAGACGGAACATACAGGTTCCAGATCAGCTTGCCATTGTGGGATTTGATGACATTGAGTTGTCGCGTGTGCTCGACTTAACAACCATCCATAATCCAATTGCGGAGCAGGCGAAACAGGCTTTTTATCATTTGTGGAGAGTACTCGGACACGAGGAACATAAGGCCGCATCATTAGCATACCGTTTGATGGAACGAGCAACGACTTGA
- a CDS encoding alpha-L-fucosidase, giving the protein MNKSEYLQQIDANIAAGKFKDNWASLREFNVPEWYQKAKFGIFIHWGVYSVPAYDSEWYSRNMYIQGSKAYEHHLKVYGNQNEFGYKDFIPMFTAENFDADEWADLFKQAGARYVMPVAEHHDGFQMYKSSISHYNTYEMGPKRDLLGEMKAAYEKRGLTFCVSSHRAEHWFFMSHGKEFESDIQEPMQCGDFYWPAMPEPDHQDLYGSPPTAEYLEDWLIRCCELVDEYQPSVFYFDWWIHNAAFKPYLKKFAAYYYNKGEEWGFPVAINYKHDAFMFGAAVPDVERGQFAELKPYFWQTDTAVAKNSWCYTENNDYKTAEEIIRDLVDIVSKNGSLLLNIGPRADGTVPDEDRDILLRIGEWLQVNGEAIYDTSFWRIFGEGPTEVKEGQFTDGEAKVFTSEDIRFTVKDSSLYAAVMVFPDNGSVHIKALREGSPHFHGIIKNVRILGYEDQPHWERSEEALTITAAGMKSSTPVVFKLELD; this is encoded by the coding sequence ATGAACAAGAGTGAATATTTACAGCAGATCGATGCCAATATTGCCGCCGGGAAATTCAAAGATAACTGGGCTTCCCTTCGTGAATTCAATGTTCCCGAATGGTATCAAAAGGCGAAATTCGGCATTTTCATCCATTGGGGCGTTTATTCCGTTCCGGCTTATGATAGTGAGTGGTACTCACGTAATATGTACATTCAAGGCTCCAAGGCGTATGAACATCACCTGAAAGTATATGGAAATCAGAATGAATTTGGTTACAAGGACTTCATCCCCATGTTTACGGCAGAGAACTTTGATGCAGATGAATGGGCGGATCTATTCAAACAGGCAGGTGCGAGATACGTTATGCCTGTTGCTGAGCATCATGATGGTTTCCAGATGTACAAGAGCTCTATCTCCCACTATAACACATATGAAATGGGACCCAAACGTGATCTGCTCGGAGAGATGAAAGCCGCATATGAGAAGCGGGGATTAACCTTCTGCGTATCGTCTCATCGTGCCGAGCATTGGTTCTTCATGTCTCACGGGAAAGAGTTCGAGTCGGATATTCAAGAGCCGATGCAGTGCGGGGATTTCTACTGGCCTGCCATGCCGGAGCCGGACCATCAAGACCTGTACGGTTCGCCGCCGACTGCCGAATACCTGGAAGACTGGCTCATCCGATGCTGTGAGCTGGTGGATGAGTATCAGCCAAGCGTCTTCTATTTCGACTGGTGGATTCATAACGCTGCATTCAAACCGTATCTCAAAAAGTTCGCAGCCTACTATTACAACAAAGGGGAGGAATGGGGCTTCCCGGTTGCCATCAATTACAAGCATGATGCATTTATGTTCGGTGCAGCGGTTCCCGATGTAGAGCGTGGACAATTCGCGGAGCTGAAGCCTTATTTTTGGCAGACAGATACAGCCGTTGCGAAAAATTCCTGGTGTTATACGGAAAATAACGATTATAAAACAGCGGAAGAGATTATCCGGGATCTTGTGGATATCGTCAGTAAGAATGGCAGCCTGCTGCTGAATATCGGGCCGAGAGCCGACGGAACGGTTCCAGACGAGGATCGGGATATTCTGCTGCGCATCGGCGAGTGGCTGCAGGTCAACGGAGAGGCAATCTACGATACCTCGTTCTGGCGCATATTTGGTGAAGGACCTACGGAGGTAAAAGAAGGGCAGTTCACAGATGGAGAAGCGAAGGTTTTTACAAGTGAGGACATCCGGTTTACGGTAAAAGACAGCAGTTTGTACGCCGCGGTCATGGTTTTCCCTGACAATGGGAGCGTTCATATCAAGGCGTTGAGAGAAGGATCTCCACATTTTCACGGTATCATTAAGAACGTCCGGATTCTGGGATATGAGGACCAGCCGCACTGGGAGAGAAGCGAAGAGGCTTTGACGATTACTGCAGCGGGGATGAAAAGCAGCACACCTGTTGTATTTAAACTCGAACTGGATTGA
- a CDS encoding glycoside hydrolase family 1 protein, translating to MNQSLNYMYSFPENFLWGGAIAANQAEGAYNQGGKGLSTQDIAPKGVLGPITEEPTADNMKLIGIDLYHRYKEDVKLFAEMGFKVFRTSIAWSRIFPKGDELEPNEEGLQFYDDLFDECRKYGIEPLVTLSHYETPLHLAKEYDGWVNRKMIGFYERYATTVFNRYKNKVKYWLTFNEINSILEFPFMSGGIFTPKEKLSKQDLYQAIHHELVASASAVKLCHEIIPDAQIGCMILSMPTYPLTPNPDDVIKVMEYEHSNYFFGDMHVRGRYPGYMKRYFRENGIEIHMEDGDQEMLLNTVDFISFSYYMSTCQTADPAKQVAGEGNLIGGVPNPYLAASEWGWQIDPQGLRYVLNMFYDRYQKPLFIVENGLGAVDELITGPDGEKTVEDDYRIQYLNDHLVQVGEALEDGVDIMGYTSWGCIDVVSASSAQLKKRYGFIYVDRHDDGSGTLERYRKKSFHWYKEIISTNGRSLKR from the coding sequence ATGAACCAATCTTTGAACTATATGTACTCATTCCCTGAAAACTTTCTGTGGGGCGGCGCTATTGCGGCGAACCAGGCTGAAGGTGCATACAATCAAGGCGGCAAAGGGTTGTCCACCCAAGACATCGCACCCAAAGGTGTGCTGGGGCCTATTACAGAAGAACCTACCGCTGACAACATGAAACTGATCGGTATCGATCTGTATCATCGCTACAAGGAAGATGTGAAGCTGTTTGCGGAGATGGGCTTCAAAGTATTCCGTACATCTATTGCATGGTCACGCATCTTCCCCAAAGGGGACGAACTTGAGCCGAATGAAGAAGGCCTGCAATTTTACGATGATCTATTTGATGAATGCCGCAAATACGGTATTGAGCCGCTGGTCACGTTATCCCATTATGAAACACCGCTGCATCTTGCCAAAGAATACGACGGCTGGGTGAACCGGAAAATGATCGGCTTCTATGAACGCTATGCGACAACCGTCTTTAATCGGTACAAAAACAAAGTTAAATACTGGCTCACATTCAACGAGATCAACTCGATTCTTGAATTCCCGTTCATGAGCGGAGGTATCTTCACTCCTAAAGAGAAACTGAGCAAACAGGATCTGTACCAAGCCATCCATCATGAACTGGTGGCAAGTGCATCAGCCGTGAAATTGTGTCATGAGATCATCCCTGATGCTCAGATCGGATGTATGATTTTAAGCATGCCGACGTACCCGTTAACTCCAAACCCGGATGATGTCATCAAAGTGATGGAGTATGAACACAGCAACTACTTCTTCGGTGATATGCATGTACGCGGTCGTTACCCTGGATATATGAAACGTTACTTCCGCGAGAACGGAATTGAGATTCATATGGAAGACGGCGATCAGGAAATGCTGCTTAATACCGTAGATTTCATCTCCTTCAGTTATTACATGAGCACATGTCAGACGGCTGATCCAGCCAAACAAGTCGCTGGTGAAGGAAATCTGATCGGGGGTGTGCCTAACCCGTATTTGGCCGCAAGTGAGTGGGGCTGGCAGATTGACCCGCAAGGACTGCGTTATGTGCTGAATATGTTCTACGACCGCTACCAAAAACCGCTCTTTATCGTTGAGAATGGACTTGGGGCAGTAGACGAGTTAATTACAGGTCCTGACGGCGAGAAAACCGTTGAAGATGACTATCGCATCCAGTATTTGAATGACCATCTGGTTCAGGTTGGTGAAGCGTTGGAAGATGGAGTAGACATTATGGGATACACGTCTTGGGGCTGTATCGATGTCGTAAGTGCCTCCTCTGCGCAGCTGAAAAAACGGTACGGATTCATCTATGTAGACCGTCATGACGATGGTTCAGGAACGTTAGAGCGTTACCGCAAAAAATCGTTCCACTGGTACAAGGAGATTATTAGTACCAACGGCAGAAGCCTGAAACGCTAA